A part of Oncorhynchus tshawytscha isolate Ot180627B unplaced genomic scaffold, Otsh_v2.0 Un_contig_6756_pilon_pilon, whole genome shotgun sequence genomic DNA contains:
- the LOC121843638 gene encoding ubiquitin carboxyl-terminal hydrolase 37-like, translating into MTLPRTSSATRGSEETQGARGEQVALVNMELLGLPNIGNTCFLNATLQCLLVLPSFSKEILHQEQLWSSSPFSNLLRCLFDVHRSGLPDSVANQASKADLMWKVKYSLSGYDLKYLGDTQQDAHELLVNMLCQLKEEGMILKTLGMNYTCPVSQLEFQLVSVRTCTSCGRESSTREDYNHLSLYFSPERTLLSSLALTFKSEKVEFTCEGCKGLHASKVEQFHTLPLVLVLHLKRFGGPGGLEKLEAPLLFPSELRLSTLCGDMVPHLHSASPQALTNQAPSIQGSIPQTLASQVSSPPGEAKDSALCCSEAEASTVSEWLLPADWRSLSFGRLCKLRALH; encoded by the exons ATGACTCTTCCCAGGACCAGCTCAGCCACCAGAGGGTCAGAAGAGACCCAGGGGGCCAGAGGAGAACAGGTGGCACTGGTCAACATGGAACTTCTTGG GTTGCCTAACATTGGCAACACTTGCTTCCTTAACGCCACCCTGCAGTGCCTCCTGGTCCTGCCGTCCTTCTCAAAGGAAATCCTGCACCAGGAACAACTCTGgagctcctcccccttctccaacCTGCTCAG GTGTCTGTTTGATGTGCACCGTTCGGGTCTACCTGACAGTGTGGCAAACCAGGCCTCAAAAGCAGACCTCATGTGGAAGGTCAAGTACTCCTTGTCGGGATACGATTTGAAGTATCTGGGGGACACACAACAG GATGCACATGAGTTACTTGTCAATATGCTGTGCCAGCTGAAGGAGGAGGGCATGATTCTGAAGACACTCGGGATGAACTATACCTGCCCTGTTTCCCAGCTGGAGTTCCAACTTGTGTCGGTGCGCACATGTACCAG CTGTGGGCGCGAGTCGTCTACCAGAGAGGACTACAACCACCTCTCATTGTACTTCAGCCCTGAGCGcaccttgctgagcagcctaGCACTCACTTTCAAA AGTGAAAAGGTTGAATTCACATGTGAGGGCTGTAAAGGCCTCCACGCCTCAAAGGTGGAGCAGTTCCACACACTGCCTCT TGTGCTGGTTCTGCATCTGAAGAGGTTTGGAGGACCTGGGGGGTTGGAGAAGCTGGAGGCTCCTCTTTTGTTTCCTTCGGAGCTGAGGCTCTCCACCCTCTGTGGGGACATGGTGCCACACCTGCACAGTGCCAGCCCACAGGCCCTCACCAACCAGGCCCCCAGCATCCAGGGGTCCATCCCCCAGACCCTCGCCAGCCAAGTCTCCAGCCCACCTGGAGAGGCCAAAGACAGCGCCCTCTGCTGTTCAG AAGCAGAAGCCAGTACAGTCAGTGAATGGTTACTACCAGCTGACTGGCGTAGTCTCTCATTTGGGAGGCTCTGCAAACTCCG GGCACTACATTAG